In Terriglobus sp. TAA 43, a single window of DNA contains:
- a CDS encoding N-acetylglucosamine kinase: protein MAYFLAIDAGGTKTDFVLADETRTLARQRTGTIKRLRTDADTALQNLEEGLRGLTAQSGIAMSSVLRTCVGTAGETVPMVADWLRETIAERISGQLLLLGDVEIALDAAFRGGPGILVLAGTGSNVAGRTPSGKMANTGGWGPVLSDQGSGHAIGLRAIRSVFMAIDEGRTTALQQAVIDFWNLPSLDLLIEYANRTPAPDVSRLAQLVYSVAQHGDPVAQEVLKAEGEALAHLVRLLIRKLQTLQGDATFVPQLAFAGSIMERVVPVREALIASLRKDFPSLQTRDGVVDPIEGALWRARDQQAFEARAHAIEQRTTESVDATTAQPA, encoded by the coding sequence ATGGCGTATTTTCTGGCGATTGATGCGGGCGGCACAAAAACGGACTTTGTACTGGCCGATGAAACACGCACGCTGGCGAGGCAGCGCACCGGCACCATCAAGCGTCTTCGCACCGATGCGGATACCGCACTGCAGAATCTGGAAGAGGGACTTCGCGGCCTGACCGCGCAGAGCGGCATTGCCATGTCATCCGTACTGCGCACCTGCGTAGGAACCGCAGGCGAAACCGTTCCCATGGTGGCCGATTGGCTGCGCGAAACCATCGCAGAACGTATCAGCGGACAGCTCTTGCTTCTGGGCGATGTAGAGATCGCGCTCGACGCTGCCTTCCGTGGCGGCCCCGGCATTCTTGTACTGGCAGGAACGGGCTCCAATGTTGCGGGCCGCACACCTTCCGGCAAGATGGCCAACACCGGTGGATGGGGGCCCGTGCTCTCGGATCAGGGTTCCGGACACGCCATTGGCCTACGCGCCATCCGTTCCGTCTTCATGGCCATCGACGAGGGCCGCACTACGGCGTTGCAACAGGCCGTGATCGATTTCTGGAATCTGCCCTCGCTGGACCTGCTGATTGAATACGCCAACCGCACACCTGCACCGGATGTATCTCGACTCGCGCAGCTTGTGTACAGCGTGGCGCAGCACGGCGATCCTGTTGCACAGGAAGTATTGAAGGCTGAAGGCGAAGCACTCGCCCACTTGGTGCGCCTGCTGATTCGCAAGTTACAAACGCTGCAGGGCGACGCCACCTTCGTTCCGCAGCTTGCCTTCGCAGGCAGCATCATGGAACGCGTGGTCCCCGTGCGCGAAGCATTGATTGCGTCGTTGCGCAAAGACTTCCCATCGCTGCAAACACGCGATGGCGTGGTTGATCCGATTGAGGGAGCGTTGTGGCGCGCACGCGACCAGCAGGCATTTGAAGCACGCGCACATGCAATCGAACAACGGACCACGGAGTCAGTCGATGCCACCACGGCACAACCTGCTTAG
- a CDS encoding carboxypeptidase regulatory-like domain-containing protein, with protein sequence MTPLHFSRKAILSVSLALACVAVAHAQSNTGTILGTVQDDTGAAIPGATVTIRNLGTGETRTATSDGSGVYNVPNLQIGHYSITIAHDGFTSAQIADTELQVAQRATINPVLHVGAISDKVDVIATQTPLLNEASSAVGQVIDTQTVQNVPLNGRNFWQLTQLTPGVSFIQGGQNIASGGTSIRASAVNVNVNGLSPSWTGWYLDGSNITESQLGGTLISPNVDALQEFKVESSNMPADYGHSPTIVNATLKSGTNAYHGTAYEFLRNNAFDAKNYFYVPPAGSTRRNQPLHRNQFGIAVGGPIVKDHTFFFLDLQSTLYTLGQNFDNIVPSAAMRGGNYQGTGITLKDPLTGLAFANNTIPSNRIVPQAQFFLKYMPDANQLRGTVSHAVLTNRLKQQLNQGDIRVDQTLFSKDRLMGRYSITDNHETDPNPFPALGGFPLRSRGQNLVLRETHIFSPKWLTEAQFSYYRSVFFFTSSLQGQNINQQAGVKGLEGLSPDQYQGMPQLSISNYAGFTGQSGNYPKQNKIRSWQYVIRSTYTSGKHEVRFGYENFHDTNTYLFGSNSVGTFTFSNSYSGDNFADFLLGYPASGLRSYFRQPWGNYVNFQTMYVQDDYKASSKLTINAGLRYEINPFYNGIKGQTSGWNPANGKLVIPSDFSMNAQPGTPYLYSLFSDRIQGSNDLGLPTSIRPAARVNMGPRIGLAYKAEENTVIRAGYGIFYLFPDNNAINNTQNVVPFIASQTLNNNNTPNSANVRVPNLTFGDFYSGQPIVAANTSNSVCSFGYVALSCSQPSLTTMDLRVKNTYAQEYNLAVQHQFGRKISLDVAYVGNRTQHIVQPFQINDPFPGAGTIQTRRPFPQWGTIGLSKYAGNANYNSLQTKFEARAFNGATFLASYTYGACLTDGTFNGQTREQSSNIRYYGPCNYDIKHNFVTSGLYELPFGKGKMFASGASGVVQGLIGNWSLSGVGTMQSGLPFTLSISNDQANTGLGGQRPNITGRPQMVRRPGCWYYDSHNASCPTGGTDAFSIPAQYTYGNGGTNTMRNDGLVQFDVSVLKKVPFGDTRSLEFRGSFFNVFNHTTFATPVTNIDSASAGQITSTLNAARSIELAAKIYF encoded by the coding sequence ATGACGCCGCTGCACTTTTCCCGAAAGGCCATCCTCTCTGTATCGCTTGCACTTGCCTGCGTCGCCGTGGCCCACGCGCAGTCCAATACCGGCACCATCCTCGGCACCGTGCAGGACGATACGGGCGCCGCTATTCCCGGCGCAACCGTAACCATCCGCAACCTGGGCACAGGTGAAACGCGCACCGCAACTTCCGATGGCAGCGGCGTATACAACGTCCCCAATCTACAAATCGGCCATTACTCCATCACCATTGCGCACGATGGTTTCACCTCCGCACAGATTGCCGACACAGAGCTGCAGGTGGCTCAGCGAGCCACCATCAACCCCGTACTGCACGTGGGCGCGATCTCTGACAAGGTGGACGTGATCGCCACGCAAACACCGCTGCTGAATGAAGCATCGTCTGCCGTGGGCCAAGTCATTGATACACAGACGGTGCAGAACGTGCCGTTGAACGGCCGCAACTTCTGGCAACTCACGCAGCTTACGCCCGGTGTCAGCTTCATTCAGGGTGGACAGAACATCGCTTCCGGCGGCACATCCATCCGCGCCAGTGCGGTCAACGTGAATGTGAACGGCCTCTCGCCGTCGTGGACCGGATGGTATCTGGATGGATCAAACATCACGGAATCGCAGCTTGGCGGCACGCTCATCTCGCCCAACGTGGACGCGTTGCAGGAATTCAAAGTGGAATCCAGCAACATGCCCGCTGACTACGGCCACAGCCCCACGATTGTGAACGCCACGTTGAAGAGCGGCACCAACGCGTACCACGGCACGGCGTATGAGTTCCTGCGCAACAACGCCTTCGACGCGAAGAACTACTTCTATGTTCCGCCTGCCGGTTCCACGCGTCGCAATCAGCCATTGCATCGCAATCAGTTCGGCATTGCCGTTGGCGGACCGATCGTGAAGGACCACACCTTCTTCTTCCTTGATCTGCAATCAACGCTGTATACGCTGGGCCAGAATTTCGACAACATCGTACCCAGCGCCGCGATGCGTGGCGGCAACTACCAAGGCACCGGCATCACGCTCAAAGACCCGCTCACCGGACTGGCATTTGCGAACAATACGATCCCCTCAAACCGCATCGTGCCGCAGGCACAGTTCTTCCTGAAATACATGCCGGATGCAAACCAGCTTCGTGGCACTGTTTCTCATGCTGTGCTGACAAACCGTTTGAAGCAGCAACTGAACCAGGGCGACATTCGCGTTGATCAGACGCTCTTCTCCAAGGACCGCTTGATGGGTCGCTATTCCATCACAGATAACCATGAGACAGATCCCAATCCATTCCCTGCGCTTGGTGGTTTTCCCCTTCGCAGTCGTGGCCAGAATCTGGTGCTGCGAGAAACACACATATTCTCGCCAAAGTGGCTGACCGAAGCGCAGTTCTCGTACTACCGCAGCGTCTTCTTCTTCACCAGCTCGCTGCAAGGGCAGAACATCAATCAGCAAGCCGGCGTCAAAGGCCTCGAAGGTCTATCGCCCGATCAATATCAGGGCATGCCGCAGCTCAGCATCTCCAACTACGCTGGTTTCACGGGCCAAAGCGGCAACTATCCCAAGCAGAACAAGATTCGCTCGTGGCAGTACGTCATCCGCTCCACGTACACCAGCGGTAAGCATGAGGTCCGCTTCGGCTACGAAAACTTCCACGACACCAACACTTATCTCTTCGGCTCAAATTCGGTAGGTACGTTCACCTTCAGCAACTCCTACTCCGGCGATAACTTCGCGGACTTCCTGCTGGGCTATCCCGCATCCGGGCTGCGCAGCTACTTCCGCCAGCCGTGGGGCAACTACGTCAACTTCCAGACAATGTACGTCCAAGACGATTACAAGGCGAGTTCGAAACTCACCATCAACGCAGGCTTACGTTACGAGATCAACCCCTTCTACAACGGCATCAAGGGCCAAACCTCAGGCTGGAACCCTGCCAATGGCAAGCTGGTCATCCCGTCAGACTTCTCGATGAACGCGCAGCCCGGCACACCGTATCTCTACTCGCTGTTCTCAGACCGCATTCAAGGCAGCAACGACCTTGGCCTGCCCACATCCATTCGCCCCGCAGCCCGCGTCAATATGGGGCCACGCATCGGCCTTGCTTACAAGGCAGAAGAGAACACCGTTATCCGCGCAGGCTACGGCATCTTCTATCTCTTCCCGGATAACAACGCCATCAACAACACGCAGAACGTTGTCCCCTTCATCGCATCACAAACTCTGAACAACAACAACACGCCAAACTCAGCAAATGTACGCGTCCCCAACCTCACCTTTGGCGACTTCTACTCCGGTCAGCCCATCGTCGCCGCCAACACCAGCAACTCAGTCTGCTCATTTGGATATGTAGCGCTCTCCTGCTCGCAACCCAGCCTCACCACCATGGACCTCCGCGTGAAGAACACCTACGCGCAGGAATACAACCTGGCCGTGCAGCATCAGTTTGGCCGCAAAATCTCACTGGACGTGGCGTACGTTGGCAACCGCACGCAACACATCGTGCAGCCCTTCCAGATCAACGATCCGTTCCCCGGCGCAGGTACCATCCAAACGCGTCGTCCCTTCCCACAGTGGGGCACCATCGGACTCTCAAAGTACGCTGGCAACGCCAACTACAACTCACTGCAAACCAAGTTTGAGGCGCGCGCATTCAATGGAGCCACCTTCCTCGCTTCTTACACCTACGGAGCCTGCCTGACCGATGGCACCTTCAACGGCCAGACGCGCGAGCAAAGCAGCAACATCCGTTACTACGGCCCCTGCAACTACGACATCAAGCACAACTTCGTAACCAGCGGCCTGTATGAATTGCCCTTCGGCAAAGGCAAAATGTTTGCCTCGGGCGCAAGCGGCGTGGTGCAGGGCCTCATTGGTAACTGGAGTCTTTCCGGCGTAGGCACCATGCAGTCTGGCCTGCCCTTCACCCTGAGCATTAGCAACGACCAGGCAAACACCGGCCTTGGCGGCCAACGTCCGAACATCACCGGACGTCCGCAGATGGTACGCAGGCCCGGCTGCTGGTATTACGACTCGCACAACGCCTCCTGCCCCACCGGTGGCACGGATGCCTTCAGCATCCCCGCGCAATACACCTACGGCAACGGCGGCACCAACACCATGCGCAACGACGGTCTGGTGCAGTTCGACGTCTCAGTGCTGAAGAAAGTCCCCTTTGGCGACACCCGTTCTCTTGAGTTCCGCGGATCGTTCTTCAACGTCTTCAACCACACTACCTTTGCCACGCCCGTGACGAATATCGACTCGGCCTCGGCAGGCCAGATTACGTCAACACTCAATGCCGCTCGCTCCATTGAACTGGCCGCAAAAATCTACTTCTAA
- a CDS encoding SDR family NAD(P)-dependent oxidoreductase: MSSLQTKQLNGKTALVTGASSGIGAASALALAAAGAHVLIHYNSQADEAQKVLDQVRAAGADGEIVQADLGTWDGTQVLCRYAEDRQIDILVNNAGSLVQRTRVLEFTHELWEKVMMLNLTSAFFLSQAVLRGMSERKSGVIINMSSVAARFGGGLGALAYSSAKAAVSTMTKGLTKEFAPQGVRVNCISPGTVDTGYHRSFSTQEGLDGVRAATPIGRLGTAEEIADLVVFLSSDQATFIHGQVIEINGGFFMA, from the coding sequence ATGAGCAGCTTGCAGACAAAACAACTGAATGGAAAAACCGCGTTGGTGACGGGTGCCAGCAGCGGCATTGGTGCCGCCTCGGCCTTGGCATTGGCCGCTGCCGGAGCGCACGTGCTGATCCACTACAACTCGCAGGCCGATGAGGCGCAGAAGGTGCTGGATCAGGTCCGCGCTGCCGGAGCAGACGGCGAAATCGTGCAGGCCGACCTGGGCACATGGGACGGCACGCAGGTTCTCTGCCGCTATGCGGAAGACCGGCAAATCGACATCCTGGTGAACAATGCCGGATCTCTCGTGCAGCGCACGCGTGTGCTGGAGTTCACGCATGAGCTGTGGGAGAAGGTGATGATGCTGAATCTCACCAGCGCCTTCTTCCTGTCGCAGGCGGTGTTGCGCGGCATGAGCGAACGCAAGAGCGGCGTCATCATCAACATGTCGTCCGTGGCTGCACGCTTTGGTGGTGGCTTGGGAGCGCTGGCTTACTCGTCCGCGAAGGCTGCAGTTTCGACGATGACGAAAGGGCTGACTAAGGAATTTGCGCCGCAGGGAGTGCGTGTGAACTGCATTTCGCCCGGCACGGTGGACACGGGCTATCACCGCTCGTTCTCTACGCAGGAAGGTCTGGACGGAGTGCGTGCTGCAACGCCGATTGGAAGGCTGGGAACGGCGGAGGAGATTGCCGATCTGGTGGTGTTCTTATCCAGCGATCAGGCGACGTTTATCCATGGCCAGGTGATTGAGATCAACGGCGGATTCTTCATGGCGTAG
- a CDS encoding MFS transporter, whose protein sequence is MSTSAITNPSAETNATFTLSRMRWAMLAMTFFATVINYLDRQTLSVMAPVLLDQFHISAGTYSQIIFAFMLAYTIMNGISGPLLDRLGSRKGYSLTIAFWSAAEILTSLTTGAFSLGIYRFLLGMGEAGNYPAGVKVIGEWFPARERSLASGIFNSGAAIGAMLAPPLLAWCAISFGWKASFAIVGVLGFIWMVVWLLIYRTPPVNPAEPVVPAPSVLSLIQDRFVWQFTLSKVFADPVWYFYTFWFPQYLKMGHGYTLAQIGKIGWIPFATAGLGNLAGGFLTALIMKRGVNDQTARRISVLFFSACMVCAFPAAMVSSAALSIALISTATFGYSGALANVLAIPRDLYPKNAVASIWGLASMGSGFGGMVFSLCTGWLVDHYSFRPVFMLFGTLPIIAATLVWTLPRVARRRDIAPAV, encoded by the coding sequence ATGAGCACCTCAGCTATAACGAATCCGTCTGCGGAAACAAACGCCACATTCACGCTCAGCCGCATGCGCTGGGCCATGCTGGCGATGACGTTTTTCGCTACGGTTATCAACTATCTCGATCGACAGACACTCTCTGTCATGGCGCCGGTCCTGCTCGATCAGTTCCACATCTCCGCAGGCACGTACAGCCAGATCATCTTTGCGTTCATGCTGGCGTACACCATCATGAACGGCATCTCCGGACCGCTGTTGGATCGTCTCGGCAGTCGCAAAGGTTATTCATTGACCATTGCTTTCTGGTCTGCCGCAGAGATTCTCACCAGCTTGACCACCGGTGCATTCTCGCTCGGCATCTATCGCTTTCTGCTGGGCATGGGCGAGGCGGGCAACTATCCCGCAGGCGTAAAAGTCATTGGCGAATGGTTCCCTGCACGTGAGCGCTCTCTTGCTTCAGGAATCTTCAATAGCGGCGCGGCCATTGGAGCCATGCTCGCGCCACCGCTGCTCGCGTGGTGTGCCATCAGCTTCGGGTGGAAAGCATCATTCGCCATCGTTGGCGTTCTTGGATTCATCTGGATGGTCGTGTGGCTGCTGATCTATCGCACACCACCTGTTAATCCTGCAGAACCGGTCGTTCCCGCGCCTTCCGTTCTTTCGCTCATTCAGGACCGCTTTGTGTGGCAGTTCACTCTGAGCAAGGTCTTCGCTGATCCGGTCTGGTACTTCTACACCTTCTGGTTCCCGCAATACCTGAAAATGGGCCACGGCTACACGCTGGCGCAGATTGGAAAGATCGGCTGGATTCCCTTTGCGACCGCGGGCCTCGGCAATCTCGCGGGAGGCTTCTTGACCGCGCTGATCATGAAGCGCGGCGTCAACGATCAGACAGCCCGCCGCATCAGCGTTCTGTTCTTCTCCGCATGCATGGTCTGCGCGTTTCCGGCGGCCATGGTCAGCAGTGCGGCATTGAGCATCGCTCTGATCTCCACGGCTACCTTCGGCTACAGCGGCGCGCTGGCGAACGTACTCGCCATTCCGCGTGATCTTTATCCGAAGAACGCTGTCGCTTCCATCTGGGGACTTGCCAGCATGGGTTCCGGCTTCGGCGGCATGGTCTTCAGCCTGTGCACTGGCTGGCTCGTCGATCATTACTCGTTCCGGCCAGTGTTCATGCTCTTCGGAACACTGCCCATCATCGCAGCAACGCTGGTATGGACACTGCCGCGCGTGGCACGCCGACGCGACATCGCTCCCGCCGTCTGA
- a CDS encoding sugar phosphate isomerase/epimerase, producing the protein MQNETEWGMSRRSLLLGAAMAGAAQAFGSTTMRAESTRNITPAPPAGPLKVSIFSKHLQFMPIGEAAIAAKDMGFDAIDMTVRAEGHVLPENVTTDLPKAVAAVRKAGLEVSMVSTEITPATMPMAKKILEAAAGEGIHHYRWGGLKYETNKPIVAQLDAMRPGVRALADLSQKNGVAAMYHTHSGPEAIGATIWDLWEMFRGIDPKWFGFNYDIGHATVEGGYGGWICTSKLSADWMRGIALKDFLWARNEKSNTHADPYDKSLGATGVFVPHWCPINEGMVHFDQFLGIVKTQNFNGPLQLHFEYPLGGAENGKTTLTLPREQVLATMKKDLQAVRTHLAKQGLA; encoded by the coding sequence ATGCAGAACGAAACAGAATGGGGAATGTCACGCCGATCGCTTCTGCTGGGCGCGGCCATGGCGGGCGCAGCACAGGCTTTTGGATCAACAACGATGCGTGCGGAATCCACACGCAACATCACACCTGCGCCACCGGCCGGCCCGTTGAAGGTATCCATCTTCTCCAAGCATCTGCAGTTCATGCCCATTGGAGAAGCTGCGATTGCCGCCAAGGATATGGGCTTTGACGCTATCGACATGACGGTGCGCGCGGAAGGCCACGTGCTACCGGAGAACGTCACCACTGATCTGCCGAAAGCCGTTGCCGCCGTACGCAAAGCCGGATTGGAAGTCTCCATGGTCAGCACGGAGATCACGCCCGCCACCATGCCGATGGCGAAGAAGATTCTGGAAGCCGCTGCTGGTGAAGGTATTCATCACTATCGCTGGGGCGGCCTGAAGTATGAAACGAACAAGCCCATCGTGGCGCAGCTGGATGCAATGCGCCCCGGCGTACGAGCACTTGCAGACCTTAGCCAGAAGAACGGCGTTGCTGCGATGTATCACACACACTCCGGCCCGGAAGCCATTGGCGCAACCATCTGGGACCTATGGGAGATGTTCCGCGGAATCGATCCGAAATGGTTTGGCTTCAACTACGACATTGGCCACGCCACCGTGGAAGGCGGTTACGGCGGATGGATCTGCACCAGCAAGCTCTCCGCAGACTGGATGCGCGGCATCGCGCTGAAGGACTTCCTGTGGGCGCGCAATGAAAAGAGCAACACGCACGCCGATCCTTATGACAAGAGTCTCGGCGCTACCGGCGTGTTCGTACCGCACTGGTGCCCCATCAACGAAGGCATGGTGCACTTCGATCAGTTCCTCGGCATCGTGAAGACGCAGAACTTCAACGGTCCGCTGCAACTGCACTTTGAATATCCGCTGGGCGGCGCAGAAAACGGCAAGACCACACTCACGCTTCCTCGCGAACAAGTGCTTGCAACGATGAAGAAGGATTTGCAAGCCGTGCGCACGCACCTTGCAAAGCAGGGACTCGCATGA